A DNA window from Pirellulales bacterium contains the following coding sequences:
- a CDS encoding DUF2397 family protein, translating to MPSSMSLWEYPIREISSRLDCRQWEFLTVPMREVYLAVLVTLYRARQQETLHELPFDVLYDRLTFVIDELKPPERFDATALRATLNRLEAWGNVAMRLEPRRVRTITDRGLKLLLVRLSESTNTILEHLESQLEEIEHQLATSARFSLLEVDDALQMVISVLENKDISADEDYCRAGRELFRARRAVEDAGDELLRLDLWLSETAVQTPDRQRLVELLTHLETYFDRYLQQVDARRERCYEKLGTLVTNQANGFLVAVENALQREFAEDPTRAGRRAPEIRPLLQIIQDFLKPEGILDYRRMVVHQRLADVAGHLRRYLAELVRRSQLVASLRTLSGKLLQAPEERIQREVDAFFLRLWQPAQAVLDENSGVPTDRALLPRPYIYRPTGKRRFAGASIQPSSNGHPKSSRPTLIKQMDELNAFVMKVVLHGQREAFIEEAVLENFGHVRLLLSAIRMAWKKKTQLQQRYLRYQVARPTVDKQVMLRLPDGSVRWCRFHGRVSLLNGTGVDGFELGWGQIVQR from the coding sequence TTGCCCAGTTCCATGTCGCTGTGGGAATATCCAATTCGCGAGATTAGTTCTCGACTGGACTGTCGCCAGTGGGAGTTTCTGACAGTTCCAATGCGGGAGGTCTATTTGGCAGTCCTCGTGACGTTGTATCGGGCACGGCAACAAGAAACGTTGCACGAGTTGCCGTTTGACGTGCTCTACGATCGATTGACGTTTGTCATCGATGAGTTGAAGCCTCCAGAGCGGTTTGACGCTACCGCGTTGCGCGCCACGTTGAATCGGCTGGAAGCATGGGGCAACGTAGCGATGCGGCTTGAACCGCGGCGCGTGCGAACGATTACGGATCGCGGCCTGAAGTTGCTTCTGGTACGACTTTCGGAGTCGACCAACACGATCTTGGAACATCTGGAGTCCCAGCTGGAAGAGATCGAGCACCAGTTGGCTACGTCTGCGCGCTTCAGCCTACTGGAGGTCGATGACGCTTTGCAGATGGTTATTTCAGTGCTGGAAAACAAAGACATCTCGGCAGACGAAGATTATTGTCGCGCTGGACGAGAATTGTTTCGAGCTCGCCGGGCAGTGGAGGACGCCGGCGATGAACTACTCCGCCTCGATCTGTGGCTGAGTGAAACAGCGGTGCAGACGCCTGATCGTCAACGGCTTGTGGAGTTGCTCACACACCTGGAAACATACTTTGACCGCTACTTACAGCAAGTCGACGCGCGGCGCGAGCGCTGTTACGAGAAGCTTGGCACGTTAGTAACGAATCAAGCTAACGGATTTCTCGTGGCGGTCGAAAATGCACTCCAGCGCGAGTTTGCAGAGGATCCCACACGGGCAGGGAGACGAGCACCGGAAATCCGTCCGCTGTTGCAAATCATTCAGGATTTCCTCAAGCCGGAGGGAATCCTCGACTATCGCCGCATGGTCGTTCACCAGCGTTTGGCAGATGTCGCCGGCCATCTCAGGCGCTATCTTGCGGAGCTGGTCCGGCGATCCCAGTTGGTCGCTTCGTTGCGAACACTCTCTGGCAAACTGCTACAGGCACCAGAAGAACGCATCCAGCGGGAGGTCGACGCATTTTTTCTTCGGTTGTGGCAGCCGGCCCAGGCGGTTCTGGATGAGAACTCCGGGGTTCCCACCGACCGGGCTTTGCTCCCCCGTCCTTACATTTACCGCCCAACAGGAAAACGTCGATTCGCCGGCGCCTCGATCCAGCCCTCGTCGAACGGTCATCCGAAGTCCAGCCGTCCGACGCTGATCAAGCAGATGGACGAGCTTAACGCCTTCGTCATGAAGGTCGTGCTTCACGGCCAAAGGGAAGCCTTTATTGAAGAGGCGGTACTCGAAAACTTCGGGCACGTGCGGTTGCTGCTGTCGGCGATTCGGATGGCCTGGAAGAAGAAAACACAATTGCAGCAACGCTATTTGCGGTACCAAGTCGCTCGGCCAACAGTCGACAAGCAGGTTATGCTTCGCTTGCCTGATGGCAGCGTGAGGTGGTGCCGATTCCACGGACGGGTCAGTCTCTTAAATGGGACTGGTGTGGATGGCTTCGAATTGGGCTGGGGTCAGATAGTCCAGCGCTGA